In Symmachiella dynata, the following are encoded in one genomic region:
- a CDS encoding polysaccharide deacetylase family protein encodes MSGNNGQRIQQRWLSAVIWGAAIVCALANDAAALEPIPDKLVVLTFDDSVKSHFTIARPILKDYGFGATFFITEGFTFKTNKRDYMTWEEIAQLHRDGFEIGNHTRDHKGVTAKSLDQVQEQLEAINARCKEHGIPRTVSFAYPGNAFDPAGFALLKKAGIKFARRGGAPEYPYDHGRGFAYEPGRDHPLLIPSAGDARPDWQLADLIRAVEQARDGKIAVLQFHGVPDNEHPWVHTPEANFRAFMKYLHLHKYKVIPLRDLAKYVDAEQTPKSYDTVIKERKAAIAAMP; translated from the coding sequence ATGTCTGGCAATAACGGACAACGAATCCAACAGCGTTGGTTGTCGGCGGTCATTTGGGGAGCAGCGATCGTCTGCGCATTAGCGAACGATGCTGCCGCCTTGGAACCGATCCCGGATAAGCTGGTGGTTTTAACATTTGACGATTCGGTGAAATCGCACTTCACAATTGCGCGGCCAATTCTCAAGGATTATGGGTTCGGCGCGACTTTCTTCATCACCGAAGGGTTTACGTTTAAGACAAACAAACGGGATTATATGACGTGGGAAGAGATCGCCCAGTTGCATCGCGATGGATTTGAAATCGGCAATCACACCCGCGATCACAAGGGGGTGACTGCCAAGAGTCTGGATCAGGTGCAGGAACAACTCGAAGCGATCAATGCTCGCTGTAAAGAACATGGCATTCCACGGACCGTCAGCTTTGCTTATCCCGGCAATGCATTTGACCCGGCCGGCTTTGCGCTGTTGAAAAAGGCGGGCATCAAATTCGCCCGCCGCGGCGGCGCTCCGGAGTATCCTTATGATCATGGACGGGGCTTTGCCTACGAACCGGGACGCGACCATCCACTGTTGATTCCCTCTGCCGGCGATGCACGTCCCGATTGGCAATTGGCTGATTTAATCCGTGCTGTGGAACAGGCACGGGACGGTAAGATTGCAGTGCTTCAATTTCACGGCGTGCCGGACAACGAACACCCCTGGGTGCACACCCCGGAAGCGAACTTCCGCGCATTCATGAAGTATTTGCACCTGCACAAATACAAGGTGATTCCACTGCGGGACTTGGCTAAATACGTCGACGCGGAGCAAACACCGAAAAGTTACGACACAGTGATCAAAGAACGCAAAGCCGCCATCGCCGCCATGCCGTAA
- the smc gene encoding chromosome segregation protein SMC has translation MLKSLEMFGFKSFADRTRFDFAPGVTCVVGPNGSGKSNVVDSIKWILGDQSAKSLRGKEMTDVIFNGAAGRKPSGFAEATLSFDNSTRFLGIEADEVQVGRRLYRSGESEYLINKAPSRLKDVRDLLMGTGTGAYSIIEQGRVDQLLQASNVNRRAVFEEAAGISRFKARKVDAQRKLERVDQNLLRLKDIVQELGGRLNTMRQQAKKASRYRKYSSELRELRVGFAADEYRDLTARLGAISQSHDGWQSEIDELKAKSAEIEKQQAALDIRLTTVEDALQESQQRTAANREAIAGFQATSRHQSGRRDELSAELERLMSQQSNLTLRARDIAGELQQTLASLEDYEQNYEARNAALIAREEELSQFGQTLAERLQQLEAAREQTLEAKQRVAVLGGRMATNDARIKTIEAALAEDEKRISARQQELTAANSKLEVHHRELQKSQNRQAELRTRLTEERTRLEELSQARMDAEHAFNTHREQRTGWKARLQVLEDLESRNEGIGVGVREILTRARESHLAPWNQIRGSVADLLQVDLEHAALIEVALGSRSQLIVLEDADPLLEYLQGTACQISGRVGFLAVTEGTGQTAENGPLATVDLSDRPGVIARADQLVKSAATVPTLPAALLRDTWIVNSLKEALDLAASDGRGCRFVTLQGELLEADGRVYAGTFQGETTVVSRRSELRRLKTDLQRLDNRIEEAEQEFIQKQAELEACTAELRALEAEQETHAETLAETKSAMLSQQMECERLERSVSDARESVVEKTKELETCRAERVAAAEALAQVESQLADEQKLIQNGERKVEQMEQELTARREQLSSEKLEMAKQEERLENLQSARSRLGEEQFQRDAHREEAVRRLQIVREKRDNLTLGLLNSTAALSEHALIQESLSVDLAQREREREEVRAIRSQLSAEELKYRHALRELEERAHEQEMNRRDLRHQISNVEERLQEEFGVSVAEVAEQGVSAIQLYVDEARHEQAPDTAAASEAEAGHDVDSEETVPETDSADEPEQHLDEPEQHPDQAQQHLDADQEQTEETTNREPSESWEAQPPEVIAEIRKAIESRISTLRRKLKSIGNVSVDSLQELEDLESRYGKLSEQLQDLTDAKSSLEEIIRRINSESRRLFKETFEEIRGHFQGLFRKLFGGGDGDIILEDAEDILECGIDVVARPPGKELRSISLLSGGEKTLTAVAMLMALFQSRPSPFCILDEVDAALDDANIERYVGVIEEFQDTTQFIVITHAKRTMVGADVLYGVTMEESGVSKRMSVRFDDVSPDGHFKIRPHGDIDESETSSDAA, from the coding sequence ATGTTGAAGTCGCTCGAGATGTTCGGCTTCAAAAGTTTTGCCGACCGGACCCGATTCGATTTCGCACCTGGTGTTACGTGCGTTGTCGGTCCCAACGGGAGCGGCAAGAGCAACGTCGTCGACTCGATTAAGTGGATTCTCGGCGACCAAAGCGCCAAAAGTCTGCGCGGCAAGGAGATGACAGACGTCATCTTCAACGGAGCCGCCGGCCGTAAACCCTCAGGATTCGCCGAAGCGACACTCAGCTTCGATAACTCCACGCGGTTCCTGGGGATCGAGGCGGATGAAGTCCAAGTCGGCCGCCGGTTGTATCGCAGCGGCGAATCGGAATATCTGATCAACAAGGCGCCCTCGCGCCTGAAAGATGTCCGTGACTTGTTGATGGGCACCGGCACCGGCGCTTATAGCATCATCGAACAAGGCCGCGTCGACCAGTTGCTGCAAGCCAGTAACGTCAACCGCCGCGCGGTCTTCGAAGAAGCCGCTGGAATCAGCCGTTTCAAGGCCCGCAAAGTCGATGCGCAACGCAAATTGGAACGGGTCGATCAAAACCTGTTGCGGTTAAAAGACATCGTGCAGGAGTTGGGCGGACGTCTCAATACGATGCGGCAACAGGCGAAAAAAGCTTCGCGGTATCGCAAGTACTCCTCGGAATTGCGTGAGTTGCGTGTCGGTTTTGCCGCCGACGAGTATCGTGACTTGACGGCGCGGCTGGGCGCGATTTCGCAAAGCCATGACGGTTGGCAATCTGAAATCGACGAGCTGAAAGCCAAATCGGCTGAAATTGAAAAACAACAAGCCGCGCTCGACATCCGACTGACCACGGTTGAAGATGCGCTGCAGGAGTCACAACAACGGACCGCCGCCAATCGAGAAGCCATCGCCGGTTTTCAGGCGACCTCTCGACATCAAAGCGGCCGTCGCGACGAACTCTCAGCTGAACTTGAGCGGTTGATGTCGCAACAATCCAATCTCACGCTTCGCGCTCGCGATATCGCCGGAGAATTGCAGCAGACGCTCGCCAGTTTGGAGGACTACGAGCAAAACTACGAAGCCCGCAATGCCGCTTTGATCGCCCGCGAGGAGGAGTTGTCACAGTTCGGTCAAACCTTGGCCGAACGGTTGCAGCAATTGGAAGCGGCTCGGGAACAAACATTAGAAGCAAAACAACGTGTCGCCGTGCTGGGCGGCCGGATGGCCACCAACGATGCGCGGATCAAAACCATTGAAGCTGCGTTGGCCGAGGACGAAAAACGCATCAGCGCCCGCCAACAGGAATTGACAGCGGCCAACTCAAAACTCGAAGTGCATCACCGCGAATTGCAAAAATCGCAAAACCGGCAAGCCGAATTGCGGACCCGGCTGACCGAAGAGCGGACGCGGCTTGAAGAATTGTCCCAAGCACGCATGGACGCCGAACATGCATTCAACACGCACCGTGAACAGCGGACTGGTTGGAAAGCACGACTACAGGTTCTGGAGGATTTGGAGTCACGCAACGAAGGCATCGGGGTCGGTGTCCGAGAGATTCTAACCCGTGCACGGGAAAGTCATCTCGCCCCGTGGAATCAAATCCGCGGAAGCGTGGCGGATCTGTTGCAAGTCGATTTGGAACATGCGGCCTTGATCGAAGTCGCCCTGGGAAGCCGCTCACAATTGATCGTGCTGGAAGATGCCGATCCGTTGTTGGAATATTTGCAAGGCACAGCCTGCCAGATTTCCGGGCGCGTCGGGTTCTTAGCGGTCACTGAAGGTACTGGACAAACTGCCGAAAACGGTCCCTTAGCGACGGTCGATCTGTCGGACCGACCCGGCGTGATTGCACGTGCGGACCAATTGGTCAAATCGGCCGCAACGGTTCCCACCTTGCCGGCGGCGTTGTTGCGAGATACGTGGATCGTCAATTCGCTCAAAGAAGCATTGGATTTAGCGGCCAGCGACGGTCGCGGTTGCCGGTTCGTCACGCTGCAGGGCGAATTGCTGGAAGCCGACGGACGCGTCTATGCCGGGACGTTTCAGGGAGAAACGACCGTGGTCTCGCGGCGCAGCGAATTGCGGCGTCTAAAAACCGATTTGCAACGTCTGGATAATCGGATTGAGGAAGCAGAGCAGGAATTCATACAAAAGCAGGCCGAACTGGAGGCTTGTACCGCGGAATTACGAGCACTCGAAGCGGAGCAGGAAACGCACGCCGAGACCTTGGCGGAAACCAAATCCGCCATGCTCAGCCAACAGATGGAATGCGAGCGTCTGGAGCGGAGCGTCTCCGATGCCCGTGAGTCGGTTGTGGAGAAAACCAAAGAACTCGAAACGTGCCGCGCGGAACGCGTGGCGGCCGCCGAAGCGCTGGCGCAAGTGGAGTCGCAACTGGCCGACGAGCAAAAGTTGATTCAGAACGGCGAACGTAAGGTCGAACAAATGGAACAGGAGTTGACCGCCCGCCGCGAGCAACTCAGTTCAGAAAAACTGGAAATGGCCAAGCAGGAAGAACGGTTAGAAAACCTGCAATCCGCGCGGTCTCGCCTGGGCGAAGAGCAATTCCAGCGCGATGCGCATCGTGAGGAAGCGGTGCGGCGGTTGCAAATTGTTCGTGAAAAACGAGACAACCTAACGTTAGGACTGCTCAATTCAACCGCGGCTCTGTCAGAGCATGCGTTGATTCAAGAGAGCCTGTCCGTGGATCTCGCGCAACGGGAACGCGAGCGGGAAGAGGTCCGCGCGATTCGCAGCCAGCTCTCAGCAGAGGAGCTGAAATATCGGCATGCGCTGCGCGAGTTAGAAGAACGCGCGCATGAACAGGAAATGAACCGCCGCGATTTACGGCACCAGATTTCAAATGTCGAGGAGCGGCTCCAAGAAGAATTCGGCGTCAGTGTCGCGGAAGTCGCCGAACAGGGCGTCTCCGCGATTCAGCTGTATGTGGACGAAGCCCGACACGAACAAGCTCCCGACACCGCCGCAGCGAGCGAAGCAGAGGCCGGCCACGACGTCGATTCAGAAGAAACCGTACCGGAGACAGATTCGGCCGACGAACCGGAACAACATCTGGATGAACCGGAACAGCATCCAGATCAAGCACAGCAGCATCTTGATGCCGATCAGGAGCAAACCGAGGAGACCACGAACCGCGAACCGAGCGAATCGTGGGAAGCACAGCCGCCGGAAGTGATTGCCGAGATTCGCAAAGCGATTGAATCTCGAATCTCCACGTTGCGCCGCAAACTCAAGTCAATCGGCAATGTCAGCGTCGACAGCCTGCAGGAACTGGAAGACTTAGAATCGCGTTACGGTAAGCTCAGCGAACAACTTCAGGACCTGACAGACGCCAAAAGTTCGTTGGAAGAGATCATCCGTCGCATCAATTCCGAAAGCCGGCGGTTGTTTAAGGAGACATTTGAAGAAATCCGCGGACATTTCCAAGGCTTGTTCCGCAAATTATTCGGCGGCGGCGATGGCGACATCATCTTGGAGGATGCCGAGGACATTCTAGAATGCGGCATCGATGTGGTTGCGCGACCGCCGGGTAAGGAGCTGCGGAGCATCTCGTTGTTGAGCGGTGGAGAAAAAACGCTCACTGCTGTCGCGATGTTGATGGCCTTATTTCAAAGTCGTCCCAGCCCGTTTTGTATTTTGGACGAAGTCGACGCGGCTTTGGACGATGCGAACATTGAACGCTATGTGGGTGTGATTGAGGAATTCCAAGACACAACCCAGTTCATTGTGATCACACACGCCAAACGGACCATGGTCGGGGCGGATGTGTTGTATGGGGTGACGATGGAAGAGTCGGGTGTCTCCAAACGGATGTCGGTTCGTTTCGACGATGTCAGCCCCGATGGCCATTTCAAGATTCGTCCGCATGGCGATATCGACGAATCCGAAACGAGCAGCGATGCCGCTTGA
- a CDS encoding HlyD family secretion protein: MHKPVIETEQVVQEDDQHLHPRRPLLVLALVLASIGTGSGLALWVQRPSDAEYVGYLHVVSKPVIAGRNARISEVLVSEGQWIETGDPMFVLSDAQLDADRLKAENAVEQLDAELSQAQARAVVELQWRLDDLDQEIFESRLKSARYLQDKLSREVDQIAHKQLMKKFQDSNRQRTPVGLIRQIGQDELSFVDEQARVATMLKVHESENAIEVASAQIDLCEARVAELKRLQAELPDKVRLSMGIHVAEARLAEAQDTLRRLEATQADLTVRATLPGTIGVVAGEAGDTVSATEPLVEILDPEQRYLIVNIPSTQVNKFEKGSELDLEFPNDVHRVGRVVKTSSQAQHAAGSRSRNNCVTEVAVHVEQAGKLWPTVPYRTTIKVRPQD, from the coding sequence ATGCACAAACCCGTCATCGAAACCGAACAGGTTGTCCAAGAGGATGATCAACACCTGCATCCCCGCCGGCCGCTCTTGGTGCTGGCCTTGGTGCTCGCATCGATCGGAACCGGATCTGGATTGGCGCTCTGGGTGCAACGTCCCAGTGACGCCGAGTACGTGGGCTACCTACACGTGGTCTCAAAACCGGTGATCGCCGGACGCAATGCCCGTATTTCCGAAGTGTTGGTTAGCGAAGGCCAATGGATCGAAACCGGTGACCCGATGTTTGTGCTTTCCGATGCGCAGTTGGATGCGGATCGGCTCAAGGCGGAAAATGCCGTGGAACAACTTGACGCCGAGTTGTCCCAAGCTCAAGCGCGGGCCGTCGTCGAATTGCAGTGGCGGCTCGATGATCTCGATCAAGAGATTTTCGAATCACGTCTCAAATCGGCGCGGTATCTGCAGGACAAACTTTCGCGCGAAGTCGATCAGATCGCTCACAAACAATTGATGAAGAAGTTCCAAGATTCCAATCGCCAGCGGACCCCCGTCGGTCTTATCCGGCAGATTGGGCAGGACGAACTCTCCTTTGTCGACGAACAAGCCCGCGTTGCGACGATGCTCAAGGTGCATGAATCGGAAAACGCGATCGAAGTTGCCTCCGCTCAAATCGATTTGTGCGAAGCCCGCGTGGCGGAGTTAAAACGACTTCAAGCCGAGCTACCGGATAAAGTGCGGTTGTCGATGGGAATTCACGTCGCCGAAGCCCGCTTGGCCGAAGCACAGGACACCCTGCGGCGGTTGGAAGCCACGCAAGCGGATCTCACCGTGCGAGCCACCTTGCCCGGCACAATTGGCGTCGTCGCTGGAGAAGCAGGCGACACCGTCTCTGCCACCGAGCCGTTGGTCGAAATCTTGGATCCCGAGCAGCGATACCTCATCGTGAATATCCCCTCGACCCAAGTCAACAAATTCGAGAAGGGAAGCGAGCTCGATTTGGAATTCCCCAACGACGTGCACCGCGTCGGTCGTGTGGTGAAAACTTCGTCCCAGGCGCAGCATGCCGCCGGATCCAGATCGCGCAACAACTGCGTCACCGAAGTCGCTGTGCATGTCGAACAGGCCGGCAAACTGTGGCCGACCGTACCCTACCGCACCACGATCAAGGTCCGCCCGCAGGATTAA
- the mnmA gene encoding tRNA 2-thiouridine(34) synthase MnmA, whose protein sequence is MAKRVVLAMSGGVDSSVAAHLLRNDGYEVIGLFMRSGVHEETTCAVGSDALPIVASHKQGCCSASDAADARRVADALDIPFHAVNFRDAFGRIKDYFADEYLSGRTPNPCVMCNNWLKFGKLWDYARQVGAESIATGHYARLVSAEGEERPALVRGVDDSKDQSYVLFGLDRDLLSRVQFPVGEYNKTEIRDIAREVGCRLAEKPDSQEICFVPDQDYAGFIRRYRGEFETAGEIVDTAGNVVGQHAGYEQFTIGQRKGLGIAFGSPRYVVSINADSKQVVIGEREDLACHEVVADRLNWLIDDPPGKFRCRAKIRYLHQPAEAEVQITAADRMTVHFDEPQYGVAPGQAVVCYDDDRVLGGGWIA, encoded by the coding sequence GTGGCAAAACGTGTTGTGTTGGCGATGAGTGGAGGCGTCGATAGTTCGGTCGCGGCGCACCTGTTGCGTAACGACGGCTACGAAGTGATCGGGCTGTTCATGCGGTCGGGTGTGCATGAAGAGACGACCTGTGCCGTGGGGAGCGATGCGCTGCCGATTGTAGCCAGCCACAAACAGGGCTGTTGTAGTGCCAGCGACGCCGCCGATGCGCGCCGCGTGGCCGATGCACTCGATATTCCCTTTCATGCGGTCAATTTTCGCGACGCGTTCGGGCGGATCAAGGACTATTTCGCCGACGAATATCTCTCCGGACGGACCCCCAACCCCTGCGTGATGTGCAACAACTGGCTGAAGTTTGGCAAGTTGTGGGACTATGCGCGGCAAGTCGGGGCTGAAAGCATCGCCACCGGGCATTACGCACGGCTCGTTTCCGCCGAGGGAGAAGAACGGCCCGCGTTAGTGCGTGGGGTGGATGACAGCAAGGATCAATCCTACGTGCTGTTTGGGTTGGATCGCGATTTGTTGTCGCGTGTTCAGTTTCCTGTGGGGGAATACAACAAAACCGAGATCCGCGATATCGCCCGCGAGGTGGGGTGCCGGTTAGCGGAGAAACCGGATAGTCAGGAGATCTGTTTCGTTCCCGATCAGGATTACGCCGGATTCATTCGCCGCTACCGTGGGGAATTTGAGACAGCCGGTGAGATTGTCGACACGGCGGGCAACGTCGTGGGCCAGCATGCGGGTTATGAACAATTCACGATTGGTCAACGCAAAGGATTGGGAATTGCTTTCGGCAGCCCGCGTTACGTGGTCTCCATCAATGCTGACTCAAAACAAGTGGTGATCGGCGAACGCGAAGACTTGGCCTGTCACGAGGTGGTCGCGGACCGGTTGAATTGGTTGATCGATGACCCGCCGGGCAAATTCCGTTGCCGGGCTAAGATCCGCTATCTGCATCAACCGGCCGAGGCCGAGGTGCAAATCACCGCGGCGGACCGCATGACCGTCCACTTCGACGAGCCGCAATATGGCGTTGCTCCCGGTCAAGCCGTTGTCTGTTACGACGACGATCGTGTTTTGGGCGGCGGTTGGATTGCGTAG
- a CDS encoding flagellar basal body P-ring protein FlgI: MTRSTKMLLWGLLFSITLTGCAEIINFRSQTPEDEENIDLNNNAVETDYLAKMITIAGTQAMEVKGVALVTGLDGTGGDPPPSIYRSWLLDDMRRRKVRNPNQILRSPNTALVLVRAYIPPVVKKGDIFDVEIALPPNSDATSLRGGWMMECFLTEQAIVSGRAPMKGHTWATAKGPVLVSASSVEDSDASTLLKRGRVLAGGKARKERTLGVYLQSKYISFRNARRVENRINQRFFGYKNSQRKGLATAKTDEYIQLDVQESYKNNHSRYLQVIRQIAFRENAVQQRERLVRLQEKMMTPSLAAMSALRFEAIGKPSIPFLKQVLQDSTSLEVRFYAAEALAYLGDNSGAETLVEAAREERAFRVYALAALSIIDDTVSYYGLRQLINEESVELRYGAVRALWTLNKDDPFIRGEHLNDQFTLRVLPSSGEPMVHLTRSQRSEIVVFGDEQRMQTPVALTAGPHIMVNARSGDDTIMVSKFKLGEPDQRKEVSTRVADVIAAVADMGASYPDVAQMLSQASVQYNLPGRLEVDALPQGGRVYMRPVAGGESGSSSSRRKARVGGVNRTPNLYPVIRDSSGEIIVEEKESNDVEESDEAGEASVTDVRPDEDKEPEVLKKPGFFSGILNLDDE, translated from the coding sequence GTGACCCGATCTACAAAAATGTTGTTGTGGGGCCTGTTGTTCTCAATCACGCTGACAGGCTGCGCCGAGATCATCAACTTTCGGTCTCAGACGCCTGAGGACGAAGAAAATATCGACCTCAACAACAATGCCGTCGAGACCGATTACCTCGCCAAAATGATTACCATTGCTGGAACGCAGGCGATGGAAGTCAAAGGGGTCGCGTTGGTGACCGGCTTGGACGGTACCGGCGGAGATCCGCCTCCGTCGATTTATCGCTCCTGGTTATTGGACGACATGCGTCGCCGCAAGGTGCGCAATCCCAATCAAATCCTACGTTCTCCCAACACAGCCTTGGTGCTCGTGCGGGCCTATATTCCGCCGGTCGTGAAGAAGGGAGACATTTTCGACGTCGAAATCGCATTGCCTCCCAACAGCGACGCCACGAGCTTGCGGGGTGGTTGGATGATGGAATGCTTTTTGACCGAACAAGCGATCGTTTCTGGTCGTGCCCCGATGAAGGGTCATACTTGGGCGACCGCCAAAGGCCCGGTTTTGGTCTCAGCCAGTTCGGTCGAGGATAGCGACGCTTCCACATTGCTCAAACGGGGACGCGTCCTGGCCGGCGGGAAGGCCCGCAAGGAACGGACACTCGGCGTTTATCTGCAAAGCAAGTACATCAGTTTTCGTAACGCACGCCGCGTGGAAAACCGCATCAACCAACGGTTCTTCGGCTACAAAAACAGCCAACGCAAAGGCCTGGCTACGGCCAAGACCGACGAATACATTCAATTGGATGTGCAGGAAAGTTACAAAAATAACCATTCACGGTACCTGCAAGTCATTCGCCAAATCGCTTTCCGTGAAAACGCCGTTCAACAGCGGGAACGGTTAGTGCGATTGCAAGAAAAAATGATGACCCCTTCTCTAGCAGCGATGTCGGCCTTGCGGTTCGAAGCGATCGGCAAGCCCTCCATTCCGTTTTTGAAGCAGGTTTTACAAGACAGCACGAGTCTGGAAGTTCGGTTCTATGCCGCGGAAGCATTGGCCTATTTGGGTGACAATAGCGGAGCGGAGACATTGGTCGAAGCGGCCCGCGAGGAACGCGCATTTCGCGTTTACGCCTTGGCAGCCTTATCAATCATCGACGATACGGTTTCCTATTATGGTCTGCGGCAATTGATCAACGAAGAGAGTGTCGAACTGCGTTACGGTGCTGTGCGAGCCTTATGGACGCTCAACAAAGACGACCCCTTTATTCGTGGGGAACATCTGAACGATCAGTTTACGCTTCGCGTACTACCTTCGTCGGGTGAGCCGATGGTGCATCTGACGCGTTCGCAACGCTCTGAAATCGTGGTGTTCGGCGATGAACAACGCATGCAGACTCCGGTCGCGTTGACAGCTGGACCGCACATCATGGTGAATGCACGATCCGGGGACGACACAATTATGGTCAGTAAGTTCAAATTGGGTGAACCTGATCAACGCAAAGAAGTCAGCACACGTGTTGCCGACGTCATTGCGGCAGTCGCCGATATGGGTGCGAGTTATCCCGATGTGGCTCAAATGTTGTCACAAGCCAGCGTGCAGTACAACTTGCCTGGCCGGTTAGAAGTGGATGCCTTGCCCCAAGGGGGACGTGTTTACATGCGTCCCGTCGCCGGGGGCGAATCGGGGTCCTCCAGCAGTCGCCGCAAGGCACGGGTTGGCGGCGTGAATCGCACACCAAACCTGTATCCGGTCATTCGTGACTCAAGCGGCGAAATCATTGTCGAAGAAAAAGAATCTAACGACGTCGAGGAATCGGACGAAGCCGGCGAGGCCTCGGTGACGGATGTACGTCCCGACGAGGACAAAGAACCGGAAGTTCTCAAAAAGCCGGGATTCTTTAGTGGAATTTTGAATTTAGACGACGAGTGA
- a CDS encoding helix-turn-helix domain-containing protein, whose product MKTIFTTGQVAKICKVAPRTVSKWFDSGRLRGYRIPGSQDRRIPREHLIRFLKEHGMPLGELEDEAVGKVLLVGSDTVIRNNLTEHMPPDVFKLEYANSGFEAGIQAESLHPDCVVIDFVMGRNDAIMIAQNLKKNNEYAETVLIGLLNDEDNSAGFDRTIFNETFRKPFDAALLAERIRTLVGRRKQLA is encoded by the coding sequence ATGAAGACGATCTTCACTACTGGACAGGTAGCCAAGATCTGTAAAGTTGCGCCCCGCACCGTCAGCAAGTGGTTCGACTCAGGTCGCCTTCGAGGTTATCGCATTCCCGGATCGCAAGACCGGCGAATTCCCCGCGAGCACCTCATTCGGTTCCTGAAAGAACACGGGATGCCCTTGGGCGAGCTAGAAGACGAAGCCGTTGGCAAAGTCTTGCTCGTCGGGTCTGACACGGTGATTCGCAACAACCTGACCGAACACATGCCCCCTGATGTGTTTAAACTCGAATACGCCAACAGCGGCTTTGAAGCGGGCATTCAAGCCGAATCGCTGCACCCTGACTGTGTCGTTATCGACTTTGTCATGGGACGTAACGATGCGATCATGATAGCACAGAACCTTAAAAAGAATAACGAGTACGCCGAAACGGTTTTGATCGGCCTACTCAACGATGAAGATAATTCGGCCGGATTCGACCGTACGATCTTCAACGAGACCTTCCGTAAGCCTTTCGACGCTGCCTTGCTCGCGGAACGTATCCGCACGCTGGTCGGTCGTCGCAAGCAACTTGCTTAG
- a CDS encoding ImmA/IrrE family metallo-endopeptidase codes for MQTETTIAEWNAALEAVAEELLDEAGIIAPPVDAALIARRLRITVAIDRSLQPRGVHKRLSGRSSIFVRPDNRPERLQWAVAHELGESTAYRVCEKLMLPDEEVSAADRETWANLLAARLMLPRQWFFEDATRLNGDVLELKTIYRTSSHEAIAWRLLDLPRPTVITIFDQGHITSRRANTGFSPPQLETLEKNCWQDVHHIQKSRTHSQSGLQVQCWPVHEPGWRREILRTTTLDEFADAGTEDWD; via the coding sequence ATGCAAACAGAGACAACGATCGCTGAGTGGAATGCGGCATTGGAAGCTGTCGCAGAAGAATTGCTGGACGAAGCAGGAATCATCGCTCCGCCGGTGGATGCGGCCCTCATCGCGCGGCGGTTGCGGATTACGGTGGCAATCGATCGCTCCTTACAACCGCGGGGAGTCCACAAACGGCTGTCGGGACGCTCCTCGATTTTCGTCCGACCGGACAACCGCCCGGAGCGCCTGCAGTGGGCCGTCGCACACGAACTGGGGGAATCGACCGCCTATCGTGTTTGTGAAAAATTGATGCTGCCCGACGAGGAGGTGTCCGCAGCGGACCGAGAGACATGGGCCAATCTCTTAGCCGCACGGTTGATGTTGCCCCGACAATGGTTTTTTGAAGATGCAACGCGACTGAATGGAGACGTGTTGGAATTGAAAACGATCTATCGCACCAGCAGTCATGAAGCAATCGCCTGGCGGTTATTGGACCTGCCGCGACCGACGGTGATTACGATATTTGACCAAGGGCACATCACCAGTCGCCGCGCGAATACCGGATTTAGTCCGCCGCAATTGGAAACGTTGGAAAAGAATTGTTGGCAAGACGTGCACCACATCCAAAAGTCCCGCACGCATAGCCAAAGCGGCCTCCAAGTCCAATGCTGGCCAGTGCACGAACCGGGTTGGCGGCGAGAGATCTTGCGAACAACGACTCTCGACGAATTTGCTGATGCGGGCACAGAGGACTGGGACTAA